A genomic segment from Montipora foliosa isolate CH-2021 chromosome 9, ASM3666993v2, whole genome shotgun sequence encodes:
- the LOC137971824 gene encoding uncharacterized protein codes for MKCPKPECGNALKWQRRTASGEGFVWRCSRKNCNGQASIRQKSWFSGSKLCLEKILALTYAWAHKFTTTQAVHETALDEKTTATETVIDWYNYCREVCADRIMKQHARPIGGPGTTVEIDESKFGKMKYHKGRYNEGQWVFGGICRETKACFLVPVERRDKETLLPIICAQILPGTRVMSDMWKAYDCLQDEGYHHLTVNHRLNFVDPDTLAHTQRIENTWWGVKRSMPRTGTSVDLFESYLQEWLWRQQNKSDPFGNIIEHIADLYNVR; via the coding sequence ATGAAATGCCCTAAACCTGAGTGCGGAAACGCACTCAAATGGCAAAGACGAACTGCATCGGGGGAAGGATTTGTTTGGCGATGCtctagaaaaaactgcaatggacaagcttcaatccgccagaagtCATGGTTTTCTGGTAGTAAGCTttgccttgaaaaaatattagccctaacTTACGCTTGGGCGCATAAATTCACCACAACACAAGCAGTGCACGAAACCGCTTTAGATGAAAAAACCACCGCGACAGAAACGGTGATAGATTGGTATAACTATTGCCGGGAGGTTTGTGCAGATAGAATAATGAAACAACATGCGAGGCCAATAGGCGGTCCTGGTACAACTGTTGAGATTGATGAGTCCAAGTTTGGCAAGATGAAGTATCACAAAGGTCGCTACAATGAAGGACAGTGGGTCTTTGGTGGCATTTGCCGGGAAACCAAGGCCTGCTTCCTTGTCCCGGTAGAGCGCAGGGATAAAGAGACACTCTTGCCAATTATCTGCGCTCAAATATTGCCTGGAACACGCGTGATGAGCGACATGTGGAAAGCTTACGATTGCCTACAAGACGAGGGCTAtcatcatctcacagttaaccatcgcctaaacttcgttgACCCAGACACGCTTGCCCACACGCAGCGCATTGAAAATACATGGTGGGGAgtaaaacgaagtatgcctcgtacaggAACATCCGTGGATCTGTTTGAAAGCTACCTACAGGAGTGGTTATggcgtcagcaaaacaaaagtgaTCCATTCGGAAACATCATTGAGCATATCGCTGATTTGTACAATGTGCGATAA